Part of the Candidatus Brocadia sinica JPN1 genome, GGTATTCAGGATTCCCTCATCCTCTTGATCAAAAGGTCTGGAATTATCAAAAACGGCAATAACCTTATCAGAACGATGAACTTGTTCCAGTGTCAGTTCTATACTCAAAGCCTCCAGCTTATCGCTCGTATCCCGCATACCTGCTGTATCCACAAGTTCAAAGGGGATACCTTCTATCGAAATAAGCTCGCTCACATAATCACGCGTTGTCCCTGGCTCATGATGGACAATCATCCGTTCTTCCCCAAGGATGGTATTTATAATGGTCGACTTGCCTACATTGGGTTTACCCAGAATTACCAAAACTTGCGGGGAGGTCAGCGCCATACCCAAGGAAGCCGTTTCCAATAAGCTCTCAATGTGCTCTGACAGGGCAGAAATTAACACACTGGTCTCATCCGAAAATCCCCCCTTACACCACTTTTTCAAAGGAGGAATATTTGAAATCCCATTTTTGCAAGGTGGGATTAAAGGGGATTTTCCTTCTCCTTTGTGTTGCTCTGTGTACGGAATTGTTTCATGGCGAGAGGATCCTTTGTGCAAGGCTTGCCTGATTTTTTCAATGATCTCTAACCCTTTTTTGAGCGCTTCCGACAGCGCTCCTGCGTTTTGATCTAGCAAGACCTTTACACCGAACCTGGTCCGTGCCCGGACAACCTCCAGAAGCGCCTCCTTCCGAATAAAATCCATCTTGTTATTTTCATAGGACTGCAATAGCAACGCATCCCATGCAGCACCCTTTGCGCCTGCGAACTGTAAGCATTCATGGATACGCATCAGAACGCGGATGCCGCCGTGACAATTTACCTCTACTACATCTTCTCCGGTAAAACTATCCCCTTTCTTTGCTATATTTACAATAACCTCGTCAATCCTTTGGCCCCCATCAAAAATATACCCGTAATAGAGCTTATAGCTCATGGCTTTACGAAGATCATCAATTCCCTTTCCCTGAAACACCTTATTGACGACGCTCAAAGCATCCGGGCCGGACACAATAACTTTACCAATGCCACCTTCGCCCAAAGGAGTAACAATCGATGCTATGGGTTTACATTCTATAAATCCATCTTCTTTTGATTCATGTATTCTTTCCATAAAAATAGATAATAACAATTATTATCAATGACGACAATAACACACTTTGTTAAATTTTACTTGACATAGAACATTGTCCATGTTAAATAAAACCAGTTAAAATAGAATATACGGAAGGCAAACCCTGAGCAATCAGTGGACTCAAAGAAAAGTGTCTTTATAAATTTAAAACAGAAAAGGCAGCCTTACTGTCGAAAATTGTTCTTGAAACATTTTTCGATAGTAAGGCTTTTTTGTTTTTAAAGGTCTTTCAAAGATAGATACAGACATTAAATTAGGCTTATGGCAGAGAGATGAAAACTGTGAAATTTTTGATTATTGATAATCACAGGGATGACCGCGAACAGATTAGGCAGGTACTCCAAAAGGAGTTTTACGGATTAGAGTTTTGGGAAGTGGTAAAGCGGGAGGATTTTGATGAGGCAATCGTTCGGGGCGACTCTGATGTGGTGTTCACCGACTACCTCCTGGACTGGACAGACGGTTTGTGGATTCTCAAGATAATAAAAGAACGGTTTCCTGATATACCCGTGATCATGGTTACCGATACCGGTAATGAAGAAATTGCTGTGACAGGGATAAAGTCCGGTTTGAGTGACTATGTTCTCAAGAGGCATTTGTACCGCCTGCCGTCTGCCGTAAAGGAAAGTCTTGATAAAATAAGACTGGACAGGAAGTGCGATGACACCAGCAAGCAATTAACGGTTTCTGCAGAACGCTACCATGGTATCTCCAAATACATCCACGACTTTGCATACGACTTCCGAGTTGAACATGACGGTTCACTCGTATGCGAATGTGTGACTGAAGGCTTTGTTTTTATCACCGGGTATATACCGAAAGAACTGGACGAGCGTGGCGGCTTGATTAGTCTCGTTCATCCTGCGGATATGCCTGTCTTCTTACAACACCGCGATAGCCTGTTTTCTGGCAGGTCTAACATCAGCGAATTTCGTATCATCACGAAAAGCGGTGAAATA contains:
- a CDS encoding tRNA modification GTPase; amino-acid sequence: MERIHESKEDGFIECKPIASIVTPLGEGGIGKVIVSGPDALSVVNKVFQGKGIDDLRKAMSYKLYYGYIFDGGQRIDEVIVNIAKKGDSFTGEDVVEVNCHGGIRVLMRIHECLQFAGAKGAAWDALLLQSYENNKMDFIRKEALLEVVRARTRFGVKVLLDQNAGALSEALKKGLEIIEKIRQALHKGSSRHETIPYTEQHKGEGKSPLIPPCKNGISNIPPLKKWCKGGFSDETSVLISALSEHIESLLETASLGMALTSPQVLVILGKPNVGKSTIINTILGEERMIVHHEPGTTRDYVSELISIEGIPFELVDTAGMRDTSDKLEALSIELTLEQVHRSDKVIAVFDNSRPFDQEDEGILNTLNSWLKTGNFDNLSQKGDMKAIIPVINKCDLPTKLNRLRIESALQQSACCISAVNSNEFEELHRRLTEEFDTVYKPMKPILFNRRQYLLMTQADILIKQDAECLIAKGGTSKALQIINELKDIFTSCLKGH